One segment of Carya illinoinensis cultivar Pawnee chromosome 1, C.illinoinensisPawnee_v1, whole genome shotgun sequence DNA contains the following:
- the LOC122288986 gene encoding protein WHAT'S THIS FACTOR 9, mitochondrial, which translates to MFITNPTAKTLKKLLSSCKKPNFVFLYQPLNPPYTRTQKSHYVDVYMKWKKDSYYDSIEHIHGSIQLKPIVSLKNCIAEDPSGCIPISQVSKRGLQLDVPMKVASFLRQYPAIFEEYTGPQYNLPWFRLTPEAIEIDKEEKRIFEECKDDFKDRLKRLILMSNGKVLPLKIIQGMQWYLGLPEDFLRCLEMNLDGSFRFVEMEDGLKCLTVESEEKVLSAVQRNAIKRGVYFGEPMEAIEFPLFPSKGLRLRRKIEGWLKEFQKLPYISPYEDYSHLDPNSDIAEKRVVAFLHELLSLFVEHSAERRKLLCLKKYFGLPQKVHKAFERHPHMFYLSLRNKTCTAILKEAYSDTSTIEKHPLLSVRKKYIRLMKDSKQILKNRRSSNRFIKHENLNLGLDLDAAYEE; encoded by the coding sequence ATGTTCATCACCAACCCCACCGCCAAAACCCTCAAAAAGCTGCTCTCTTCCTGTAAAAAACCGAACTTTGTTTTCCTATACCAGCCCCTAAACCCTCCTTATACTCGTACCCAGAAATCCCACTATGTAGATGTGTACATGAAGTGGAAGAAAGACTCGTACTATGACTCAATTGAGCACATCCACGGGTCCATACAACTCAAGCCCATCGTTTCCTTGAAGAACTGCATAGCCGAAGACCCTAGTGGGTGCATCCCAATCTCTCAAGTCTCCAAGAGGGGGCTGCAGTTGGATGTTCCCATGAAGGTTGCGAGCTTCTTGAGGCAATACCCAGCAATTTTTGAGGAGTATACGGGTCCCCAATATAACTTGCCTTGGTTCAGGCTGACCCCAGAAGCTATCGAGATTGATAAAGAGGAGAAAAGGATCTTTGAGGAATGCAAGGATGATTTTAAGGATCGGTTGAAGAGGTTGATTCTGATGAGTAATGGGAAAGTTTTGCCTTTAAAGATTATCCAGGGAATGCAGTGGTATTTAGGCTTGCCTGAGGATTTTTTAAGGTGCTTGGAAATGAATCTTGATGGGTCTTTTAGGTTTGTGGAGATGGAAGACGGGTTGAAGTGTTTGACGGTTGAGAGCGAGGAAAAGGTATTATCTGCGGTTCAGAGAAATGCTATTAAGAGAGGGGTTTATTTTGGGGAGCCAATGGAAGCAATCGAGTTTCCACTTTTCCCTTCAAAGGGtttgaggttgaggaggaagattGAAGGTTGGTTGAAAGAGTTTCAGAAGCTTCCATATATTTCACCTTACGAGGATTATTCTCATTTGGACCCGAATAGTGATATAGCGGAGAAGCGGGTGGTGGCATTTCTTCATGAGTTGCTTAGTCTCTTTGTTGAGCATTCAGCAGAGAGGAGGAAGCTTCTATGCCTTAAGAAATATTTTGGGTTGCCACAGAAAGTTCACAAAGCATTTGAGAGGCATCCCCATATGTTTTATTTGTCTTTGAGGAACAAGACTTGTACGGCTATTCTTAAGGAGGCTTACAGTGACACGTCAACTATAGAGAAGCATCCTCTATTAAGTGTGAGAAAGAAGTATATCAGGTTGATGAAGGACTCGAAGCAGATTTTGAAGAATAGAAGATCCAGCAATCGGTTTATCAAACATGAGAATTTGAACTTGGGTTTAGATTTGGATGCTGCGTATGAAGAGTAA
- the LOC122289049 gene encoding OVARIAN TUMOR DOMAIN-containing deubiquitinating enzyme 9 isoform X2, with product MKTYELDPDVTRWGLNQLDVCTLTNSGYCSTITQYDQDLSQVEYVREGFSENAHVENDEAVARALQEEFTRIDSFEVSGLSNAMEEHLQASVLAQDWLGPSERHHSSGHENDKKAADNPGRKTEDADSRINIIEKTDDHRATENDVAAEIEIFGSCSSPREQSSNVEDLLHTWDITDEFALDGEVGKRFNQMVPVPHVPKTNEKIPSVDEEISDHQRLLERLQLYELIELKVQGDGNCQFRALSDQLYRSPGHHDFVREQIIRQLKSHPGIYEGYVPMAYQDYLKKMSKSGEWGDHVTLQAAADWYGVKIFVLTSFKDTCYIEILPHIQKSNRVIFLSFWAEVHYNSIYPEGDLPPSMKKKKKWWSFGSLISS from the exons ATGAAAACATATGAGCTAGATCCTGATGTTACTCGGTGGGGTCTCAATCAACTAGATGTTTGCACCCTTACAAATAGCGGTTATTGTAGTACCATCACTCAATATGACCAAGATTTGAGTCAAGTTGAGTATGTCAGAGAAGGTTTTTCTGAGAATGCTCATGTGGAGAATGATGAGGCTGTAGCACGTGCTCTTCAAGAAGAATTTACACGAATCGATTCTTTTGAAGTTTCTGGATTATCTAATGCCATGGAAGAGCATTTGCAAGCATCTGTTCTTGCACAGGATTGGCTTGGTCCTTCAGAAAGACATCACAGTTCTG GGCatgaaaatgataagaaagCAGCAGATAATCCTGGCAGAAAGACGGAGGATGCAGATTCCAGAATAAACATAATAGAAAAGACTGATGATCATAGGGCAACTGAAAATGATGTAGCggctgaaattgaaattttcgGCTCATGCTCTAGCCCACGAGAACAATCATCAAATGTGGAGGACCTGTTGCATACATGGGACATAACAGATGAGTTTGCTCTGGATGGTGAAGTAGGCAAAAGATTTAATCAGATGGTTCCTGTTCCT CATGTTCCTAAAACAAATGAGAAAATACCCTCTGTTGACGAAGAAATATCAGATCACCAAAGGCTGCTAGAGAG ACTGCAGTTATATGAGCTGATTGAGCTTAAGGTTCAAGGAGATGGTAACTGTCAG TTTCGTGCTTTATCTGATCAACTGTATCGTTCTCCTGGGCACCATGATTTTGTAAGAGAACAGATCATTCGACAG CTTAAGTCTCACCCGGGAATATATGAGGGTTATGTCCCCATGGCCTACCAGGactatttgaagaaaatgagcaa GAGTGGTGAATGGGGTGACCATGTGACATTGCAAGCTGCTGCAGATTGG TATGGTGTCAAGATATTTGTGCTAACTTCATTTAAGGACACATGCTATATTGAGATCCTTCCACATATCCAGAAGTCCAACCGAG TTATTTTCTTGAGCTTTTGGGCTGAGGTGCATTACAATTCAATTTATCCGGAAGGAG ATCTACCTCCatccatgaagaagaagaagaaatggtgGAGTTTTGGAAGCCTAATCAGCTCGTGA
- the LOC122289049 gene encoding OVARIAN TUMOR DOMAIN-containing deubiquitinating enzyme 9 isoform X1, with translation MKTYELDPDVTRWGLNQLDVCTLTNSGYCSTITQYDQDLSQVEYVREGFSENAHVENDEAVARALQEEFTRIDSFEVSGLSNAMEEHLQASVLAQDWLGPSERHHSSGHENDKKAADNPGRKTEDADSRINIIEKTDDHRATENDVAAEIEIFGSCSSPREQSSNVEDLLHTWDITDEFALDGEVGKRFNQMVPVPHVPKTNEKIPSVDEEISDHQRLLERLQLYELIELKVQGDGNCQFRALSDQLYRSPGHHDFVREQIIRQLKSHPGIYEGYVPMAYQDYLKKMSKSGEWGDHVTLQAAADWYGVKIFVLTSFKDTCYIEILPHIQKSNRVIFLSFWAEVHYNSIYPEGALSLYSAFGRIYSILSLHLQSPTCLRRNE, from the exons ATGAAAACATATGAGCTAGATCCTGATGTTACTCGGTGGGGTCTCAATCAACTAGATGTTTGCACCCTTACAAATAGCGGTTATTGTAGTACCATCACTCAATATGACCAAGATTTGAGTCAAGTTGAGTATGTCAGAGAAGGTTTTTCTGAGAATGCTCATGTGGAGAATGATGAGGCTGTAGCACGTGCTCTTCAAGAAGAATTTACACGAATCGATTCTTTTGAAGTTTCTGGATTATCTAATGCCATGGAAGAGCATTTGCAAGCATCTGTTCTTGCACAGGATTGGCTTGGTCCTTCAGAAAGACATCACAGTTCTG GGCatgaaaatgataagaaagCAGCAGATAATCCTGGCAGAAAGACGGAGGATGCAGATTCCAGAATAAACATAATAGAAAAGACTGATGATCATAGGGCAACTGAAAATGATGTAGCggctgaaattgaaattttcgGCTCATGCTCTAGCCCACGAGAACAATCATCAAATGTGGAGGACCTGTTGCATACATGGGACATAACAGATGAGTTTGCTCTGGATGGTGAAGTAGGCAAAAGATTTAATCAGATGGTTCCTGTTCCT CATGTTCCTAAAACAAATGAGAAAATACCCTCTGTTGACGAAGAAATATCAGATCACCAAAGGCTGCTAGAGAG ACTGCAGTTATATGAGCTGATTGAGCTTAAGGTTCAAGGAGATGGTAACTGTCAG TTTCGTGCTTTATCTGATCAACTGTATCGTTCTCCTGGGCACCATGATTTTGTAAGAGAACAGATCATTCGACAG CTTAAGTCTCACCCGGGAATATATGAGGGTTATGTCCCCATGGCCTACCAGGactatttgaagaaaatgagcaa GAGTGGTGAATGGGGTGACCATGTGACATTGCAAGCTGCTGCAGATTGG TATGGTGTCAAGATATTTGTGCTAACTTCATTTAAGGACACATGCTATATTGAGATCCTTCCACATATCCAGAAGTCCAACCGAG TTATTTTCTTGAGCTTTTGGGCTGAGGTGCATTACAATTCAATTTATCCGGAAGGAG CTTTAAGCTTGTATTCAGCATTTGGCCGGATTTATTCTATCCTTAGTCTTCACTTGCAAAGCCCCACTTGCCTTCGGAGGAATGAGTAA
- the LOC122289049 gene encoding OVARIAN TUMOR DOMAIN-containing deubiquitinating enzyme 9 isoform X3, with the protein MKTYELDPDVTRWGLNQLDVCTLTNSGYCSTITQYDQDLSQVEYVREGFSENAHVENDEAVARALQEEFTRIDSFEVSGLSNAMEEHLQASVLAQDWLGPSERHHSSGHENDKKAADNPGRKTEDADSRINIIEKTDDHRATENDVAAEIEIFGSCSSPREQSSNVEDLLHTWDITDEFALDGEVGKRFNQMVPVPHVPKTNEKIPSVDEEISDHQRLLERLQLYELIELKVQGDGNCQFRALSDQLYRSPGHHDFVREQIIRQLKSHPGIYEGYVPMAYQDYLKKMSKSGEWGDHVTLQAAADWYGVKIFVLTSFKDTCYIEILPHIQKSNRGLIIKLL; encoded by the exons ATGAAAACATATGAGCTAGATCCTGATGTTACTCGGTGGGGTCTCAATCAACTAGATGTTTGCACCCTTACAAATAGCGGTTATTGTAGTACCATCACTCAATATGACCAAGATTTGAGTCAAGTTGAGTATGTCAGAGAAGGTTTTTCTGAGAATGCTCATGTGGAGAATGATGAGGCTGTAGCACGTGCTCTTCAAGAAGAATTTACACGAATCGATTCTTTTGAAGTTTCTGGATTATCTAATGCCATGGAAGAGCATTTGCAAGCATCTGTTCTTGCACAGGATTGGCTTGGTCCTTCAGAAAGACATCACAGTTCTG GGCatgaaaatgataagaaagCAGCAGATAATCCTGGCAGAAAGACGGAGGATGCAGATTCCAGAATAAACATAATAGAAAAGACTGATGATCATAGGGCAACTGAAAATGATGTAGCggctgaaattgaaattttcgGCTCATGCTCTAGCCCACGAGAACAATCATCAAATGTGGAGGACCTGTTGCATACATGGGACATAACAGATGAGTTTGCTCTGGATGGTGAAGTAGGCAAAAGATTTAATCAGATGGTTCCTGTTCCT CATGTTCCTAAAACAAATGAGAAAATACCCTCTGTTGACGAAGAAATATCAGATCACCAAAGGCTGCTAGAGAG ACTGCAGTTATATGAGCTGATTGAGCTTAAGGTTCAAGGAGATGGTAACTGTCAG TTTCGTGCTTTATCTGATCAACTGTATCGTTCTCCTGGGCACCATGATTTTGTAAGAGAACAGATCATTCGACAG CTTAAGTCTCACCCGGGAATATATGAGGGTTATGTCCCCATGGCCTACCAGGactatttgaagaaaatgagcaa GAGTGGTGAATGGGGTGACCATGTGACATTGCAAGCTGCTGCAGATTGG TATGGTGTCAAGATATTTGTGCTAACTTCATTTAAGGACACATGCTATATTGAGATCCTTCCACATATCCAGAAGTCCAACCGAG GCCTGATCATCAAACTTCTTTAA
- the LOC122289046 gene encoding serine/threonine-protein kinase PCRK1 gives MKCFPFPNKEKNDEPGTMKSISVRSTSTSMSTDQDTRRSGFEFNSQNISELSTGSSVKSFAIMSQRQSNLREFTFSEMKTATKNFSRSVMIGEGGFGGVYRGVIRSTDDPHKKIDVAVKQLSKRGLQGHREWVTEVNVLGVVQHPNLVKLLGHCAEDDERGIQRLLVYEYMPNRSVQDHLSSRFQTPLSWATRMRIAQDAARGLAYLHEGMDFQIIFRDFKSSNILLDDQWNAKLSDFGLARLGPSDGLSHVSTAVVGTVGYAAPEYIQTGHLTSKIDVWSYGVFLYELITGRRPFDRNRPKNEQKMLEWVRPHLSNMKKFELILDPKLEGNYSLRSAQKLAAVANRCLVRQAKSRPKMSEILEMVNRIMETTDIGVPEHPIISLAAEEDFIESKRERLKRIFLDPLTGENTCLNCGTWRPKVIMFNMLGRNE, from the exons ATGAAGTGTTTTCCTTTCCCcaataaagagaaaaatgatgaaCCAGGGACTATGAAGTCTATTTCTGTTCGGTCCACCTCCACATCCATGTCCACAGACCAGGATACGAGGAGATCTGGTTTTGAATTCAATTCTCAGAATATCTCAGAATTAAGCACTGGATCCTCTGTCAAGTCATTTGCAATCATGTCTCAAAGACAAAGTAATCTCAGAGAATTCACATTCTCAGAGATGAAGACGGCCACAAAGAATTTCAGCCGCTCTGTCATGATTGGAGAGGGTGGGTTTGGTGGTGTATATAGGGGCGTGATCCGGAGCACAGATGATCCTCACAAAAAGATAGATGTCGCTGTTAAGCAACTAAGTAAAAGGGGATTGCAG GGCCATAGAGAGTGGGTGACAGAAGTAAACGTTTTAGGGGTTGTTCAACATCCAAATCTTGTTAAATTATTGGGCCACTGTGCTGAGGATGATGAAAGAGGGATCCAGAGGCTGCTGGTATACGAATACATGCCCAACAGGAGTGTGCAAGATCACTTATCCAGCCGATTTCAGACACCTCTTTCGTGGGCCACAAGAATGAGAATAGCCCAGGATGCTGCTCGTGGCTTAGCATACCTCCACGAAGGAATGGATTTTCAG ATTATCTTTAGGGATTTCAAGTCTTCAAATATTCTTTTGGATGACCAGTGGAATGCAAAGTTATCGGACTTCGGATTGGCCAGGCTGGGGCCTTCAGATGGATTAAGTCATGTCTCAACTGCG GTTGTAGGAACAGTTGGATATGCGGCTCCTGAATATATTCAAACTGGGCATCTTACATCAAAAATCGATGTCTGGAGCTATGGCGTTTTCCTTTATGAACTCATCACTGGCAGGCGCCCTTTTGATCGAAACCGCCCCAAGAACGAGCAAAAAATGTTGGAATGGGTCAGGCCACACCTctctaatatgaaaaaatttgagCTGATTTTGGACCCCAAACTCGAGGGAAATTATTCACTCAGGTCTGCTCAAAAGTTAGCTGCTGTAGCCAACCGCTGCCTGGTGCGGCAAGCTAAATCACGCCCCAAAATGAGTGAAATCTTAGAGATGGTGAACAGAATTATGGAGACAACAGATATTGGAGTCCCCGAACATCCCATCATAAGTTTAGCTGCAGAAGAAGACTTCATAGAATCCAAAAGAGAACGTTTAAAGAGAATTTTTTTGGATCCACTTACAGGAGAAAATACTTGTTTGAATTGTGGAACATGGAGACCTAAGGTTATCATGTTTAACATGCTTGGTAGAAATGAATGA